In Phycisphaerae bacterium RAS1, the genomic window GGCGTCCGTCCGGCCGGTTATGTCGCTTACCAAGCAGCACACGCCCGGCGCGGTGCGGCGCGTGGCGTCCGCCGGAAGGACGCGCTCAACCGTTTTCCATTCCTGGCCGATCTGGAAACGGTCGTAGGCCCAGTTCGAGCAGCCCGAGAGCAGGCAGCACGCCGCGGCGAGAATGATCGACGCACCGCGCGCGGGTTCCGCGCGCCGCGCGGCGCGATGGAGCACTGGAGTCGTCATGCCGGATTTATCGGGGAGCACGTCGCCGCGAGCAAGGGTGAGCCGCCGCAATTCAGTCGACGGCGTGCGCCGCTCGCGGCTCGGACCGGCAGAGCAGCGCCAGGTTCATCTTCCCGATCTCACGAAAATCATCGCACCGCAGCCCGCGCATCTGGTCCAGCGGGAACTTCGACCGAAACTCGTAGCGGAACACCACCAGCCCGGCCGGGGCCAGCCGCGGCTCCAGCCGCTCCAGAAGGTCCAGCATCCGCCGCGGGTCGTCCACGTCGCGGTACGGCGGATCCAGAAACACGAGATCGAAACGGCCGTCGTCCTCCGCCTCGCCCAGCGACGCCGGCACGCGCATGGTCCAGGCGTTCTCCGCGAGCACATTCGAAATCGGCTGTAGCCGCAGCTTCTCGATATTCTGGCGCAGCGTGCGCAGCGTCTGCCGGTCGCGCTCGATGAACACGCACGAACGCGCCCCGCGCGAAATCGCCTCGATGCCCAACCCGCCCGTGCCCGCGAAGACATCCAGCACGCGTAGCGGCGGCAATTCCGCCGGCGTGCCGTAGCGGCTCCCCAGAATATTGAAGAGCGTCTCCTTCACGCGGTCGGTCAGCGGACGCGTCTTGAAACCCGGCGGCGACTCGAGCGAGCGTCCGCGAAATTGTCCGGCAATGACGCGCATCCTGCGTCCTCTCCTCCACCACGCCCGAATCATGCCACCGTGCGCGAAAGCCGATAGCGCAGGGTGATGATACGCGACCTGCGCAGCATCCTCGACGGCTGGGATTACGAACCGGGCAAGATCTCGGTCCGCAAAATTATCGGCCGGGACGGACGCGAGCGCATTCAGACGCGCATCGACATGGGAGTTCTTCAGCTCGAAACCCTCGGCCGGCCCGACGGCCGCCGCCCCCACGAACAAGACTCACTACTGGACTATCACGGCCACCGCCTGGCCGAGCACATTGAACGCTACGGCGACGACAACGACTTCGTGCTGACGCCCGATGAGTGCCGCGAGCTGCGGAATGAAGCTCACATGTACTACCAGCGCTACCTGTCGCTCTTCGTGCTCGAGGATTTTGAGGGCGTGGAGCGCGACACCGCCCGCAACCTGCGCGTGATCGACTGCTGCGAGGCCTATGCCGCGGGCGAAACGGACCGCCGTGCCCTCACGACCCAGCGCGCCTACGTGATGATGATGAACATTCGCGCCCAGGTGTACGGCGCGCTCCAACAGGAGCGTTTCGAGGCGGCCGTGGCGCTGGTCGAAAGCGGCATCGCCCGCGTCCGCAACCTGCCGCCGCCCCCATCGGCGGGCGACCCGGAGCCGATCGATCCGTATCAGGGGGAGTTGTCGGTGCTGATCGATTTGCAGCGCGAGGTGTATCGCCGGCTGCCGCAGGACTCCACGACACGGTTGCGCTGGGAGCTCTCCGGCGCGCTGGCCGCCGAGGACTACGAACGCGCCGCCCGCCTGCGCGACGAGCTGTCAAAACGCCCGCGCGAGCCGTAGCGTCGGACCTCCGTGTCCGACGGCGCGACGCGCGACCCGGCAAGACCGCCGGCGTTACGCCGACGCCAGCAGCCGCGCATCCAGCGTCGCACGCAGCTTCTCCAGGGCCTTGTTCTGAATCTGCCGCACGCGCTCCTTGCTCACGCCCAGGAGCGAGCCGACCTCTTCGAGCGTCCGGCCGCGGCTCAGCGACGGGGCCGGCTCGTCGAGCAGAAAGCGGGCTGTCAGCACGCGCTGCTCCACGCCGCTCAGCTCGGCCAGGTTCTGATCCAGAATCGACTTCAGTCCCTGCACGCAGTCGCCGGCGACCGCCTCGCGCTGCCGCTCAACGAAATCACTCTTTTCCAGCGACGGGTCGTACTGCGCCGGCGTCTGCATGCGATAACGGGCTGACTTCATCGCCGAGCGCGAGAAGCTGCTCAGGATCGCTCGGCACGCATACGTGCTGAACTTGAAGCCGCGGGCGCAGTCAAACTTGTCGGCGCAGCGCAGCAGCGCGAGATTGCCCTCGCTCACCAGGTCCGTCAGCTCCACGCCGTGAATCCGCGCCCGCCGGGCCATCGCCAGCACCAGCGAGATGTTCGAGCGGATGATCTCGGCTCGAATACCCTGCGCCGCCTGCTCCCAGTGCAGCAGGTCGCGCGTCGCCGCCAGCGTCAGCCGCCGCCCGGCGTATTTGCGCAGCACGCGCATCACGCGGTAACGGCAGAAGTTCATGCTGAGAAACAGCCGCCGCTCCTCCTCCACCGTCAGGACAATGCCGGGGCCCGCGCTGAGCAGCGCGAACTCGTTCTCGTCATAACGCCGATCGCTGCTGTGCGCGTGGTCCGGCCGCGGCGCCTGCGCCAGCCAGAAGCTGTCTCTGCTGCCGCGAAACGCGTCGTTGAAAACGCACTCGGCCGTCTCACTCAGCCGGCGGCTGAGAAGGTCCAACTCGGGCGCCGTCAGGCGGCGCAGAACCGGCTGCGCCGGGAGCTTCGCCGTCGGACGAATGCGCTTCAGCGCCGATCGCACGGGCTGTGCCGCGCTCGAAAGCCCCGGATTCGAAAACTTGAGTTCAGGCTTCATACTTCACCTGCGCAATCTGCCGCAGCAATTGCGGGCGACTCTTGAACGACCATGCTGGAACAACCGCGACGCCGGGCACCCTATTCCAACAGGCGGCCGTCAGCGGACGAAATTCGTTCAATTCGTCCATAAGTAAACATACATCCTGAAACGGTGTACAGCAACCGGCCGCTCCGGTCGCTACATCTTTGTACCCATTTTATAAGAGACGGCTGCATGCTCACACCTTCCGTCGCCGACAATTATGGGACTATACGCACAAAGCGCTCGACGACGATTCGTTCAAGTCATTCCGCATCGATCTTATACGAATTACAGGTGTCCCTGGTTCGCAGCCAGCCAGCCATCCTCTTAAGCGACGCGCGCCGTCGCGGCTCGCGGGCTTGCCAGGAAAGTTGGATGCAGTACGGCTGCTGTCGTTCCCGGCTGGTCAGCCGGCCAGCATCAGCATCAGCGCGTTCTGGGCGTGCATGCGGTTTTCCGCCTGGTCGAAAATGGCCGAATTCGGCGTGCGCGAGGTGTCGAAATCGATCTCCTCCCCGTAGTGGGCCGGCAGGCAATGCAGAATCACCGCATCCGGCCTGGCGACCTGCATCAACCCGGCGTTGATCTGGAAACCGCGAAATTTGTCACGCCGCTCCCCGGCTTCGGCTTCCTGGCCCATCGACGCCCACACGTCCGTGTAGAGCATGTCGACGCCGCGCGACGCTTCGACCGGGTCGTTCAGCACGCGGATCGTCGCGCCGCTCCGCCGGCCGATTTCCTGCGAATCGCGCAGCACCGCCGCGGCGGGCTCATACCCCGGCGGCGTGGCGACCGTTAGGCTCATGCCGACCAGCGCCGCGCCGAACATGAGCGAGTGAGCCACGTTGTTGCCGTCGCCGACAAAGACGGCGCTCAGCCCGCTGAGCCGGCCCTTGCGTTCCTGCACGGTCTGCAGGTCGGCCAGGATCTGGCACGGGTGCTCGAAGTCGGACAGGCCGTTGATGACCGGAACGCCGGCGTAGCGGGCCAGATCTTCGACGATGTTGTGGCCGAAGACGCGGGCCATGATGAGGTCGCAGTAGCGCGACAGGACGCGGGCGATGTCCTCGGTCGACTCGCGCTCGCCCAGCCTGATGTCGGTCGGGGCCAGGTAGATGGCGTGGCCGCCCATGAGCGTCATGCCGGCCTCGAACGAGACGCGTGTGCGTAGCGAGGGTTTCTGGAAGATCATGGCCAGCGTCTTGCCGGCCAGCGGCTTGCGGGCCAGCAGCGCCGCGCGGTCGCGTTTCAGGTCGATGGCGCTGTGGATAATGGCATGAATCGCCTCGGGGCTGAGGTCGCGGATGGACAGGAGACTGCGGCCGCGGAGATCGACGGACATGGGACGCCCTTTCGCAAACGCTGGAACGGCAGTATTCGAGTAACGGCATTATCCGAGCCGCGACCGTGAGGGAGCGGTTCTTTTTCGTCGATCAATCACCGCTCCCTCACGGTCGCGGCTCGGATCGGACAATGCACGGCAATTCAGAAACACGGCTGTAGGTTCCGGCATGCTCCGGGGTATCGTCAAGGGTGCGGCGGCCGGCGGCGGCGGGGGGTTCGCGACAGTCCAGGCGGAGGGCCAGCGGAAACCGAGCCCCAAGCGCAAGCGCGTGGGGGTTGAACCAAAAGGCAGGCGCTTCGTGCGAAATCCCCCGCGCTTGCGCTTGGGGCTCGGATTGCAGCCCCTGCCGAAACTGCCACGCTCGCCGGCGGGCGGCGCGTGACTTGTGACCCCAACGCCGGCAAGCTAGAATTCGCCGATTGAGCTTGAGTTCGCGCGATCGCGCGGCCCTAATCACACGCTCATCCGAGCCGGAGGAGTTGAACGGCCATGTCAGGCGATTATTTCCGCCGTGCTAGAAGCGGTTTCACGCTGATTGAGCTGCTGGTCGTGATCGCGATCATCTCGCTCCTCATATCGATCCTCCTACCCAGCCTGTCTGAGGCGCGCGAGCAGGCGAAGCGGACCAAGTGCGGCGCCAATCTGCGGGCGATCGGCAATGCGGTTGAGGCCTGCCGGTCGGAGAATAATGGGTTCGGGCCATCGTGGGACGACGGCGACGCGTTCGCCGGCAGCGGCGCGCCGGCTCGCCCCGCGCCGTACATCCTCTATACCTGGCTGGATGTGCTTTACGACATCGGCTACCTGAGCGATTGGAAGGCCGGCCTGTGCGCAACCGACAAGCGACCGGATCAGCCGATGCGCGACCGCGGCGCCGTCGGAAACCCCGACTGGGAATTCGTATCGCCGTCCGGGAAGCTGGAGCTCGGCACGCGTACGAGCTACGCACTGAACATCGTCATGCACTACAACTACAAGGAGGACCTGTTCGAGGACGCCGCTCGCCAGGTCTACGCCTGCGATGGCTGGTGGAACTGGTTCGGCTCGATCAACGCCGCGTGGGTGATGGCGCCGCGGATTGTCCCTTCGGTTCCTCCCGACGCTGCTCGCTGGCCCGTCAGCGACGAAGCGAACGGTACGTCGGTCGCATGGAGGCACGGGAAACAGCGCTTCTGCCAGTTCGTTTTTCGCGACGGGCACGCTCAACTCGTGCAGCCAAAGGTTCCGAAAACCGCGGCTGAGCTTCTGATCGCAACCGTTGATACGACGAAGGTCTTCTCATGGCTCCCCGGCGAACAGAACGTAAAGGTATCGCTGAACAACACTTATAGCTCAACTCACGCGAATCCGCAACGTGTGACCGCGTGGAACAACCGTCGTCCATTCTGGGCTGGCGGCAATTTGACTGGCTCGCCGATTGTGGCGGACCGACGAGGGCGGTCGTTGGACTTGGCGCCGGGGATTGAGGGTACCACCGGAAACTGGCATCCGTACGGCTACGCACAGGAGCTCAGTCCGGTGTGGCGCTCGAAGAACAAAGCCTGGCGAAGACTGCCCATGTATCAGCGGGAGACCGAACGCTAACCCATGGCACCCTACAAGAAACCCAGCAAGAAGCAGGCCGGTCCAGCCGCGCCGTCGGGCGTCGGGAAAAAACTGGGACTTGGATTCGTCGCGCTCGTTGCCGGCGGAGTTTCCATCTACCTTTTCACCCGGTCGTCCGTAGGGGAACTGCCTGCGAGCTACACCGCGCACGGAACTTGCTTGTCGTGTCATGACTTCGACGGTGAGGTGAGTTACAAGAGCGGTGAAGAATCTCCCTTTAAGTGCCCGAAGTGCCAGGCGGATGCCGTCTATCCCTGGTTCATGTGCGATAGTTGCCACCGGCGATACGTCGCAGCGCTCGAACCTGACGCAAACGGCACGCTGCGCGTGAAACCGTATTCACCTTGCCCGGCCTGCGGCGAGCTTTGCGGCCACCTCCTCTTCCCGCCGCTGGAGACCGTCAAACCCGTCGGGGACGCCCCTCTCCCCAAATGGCCCTAAGAGCGCCTAACAGAACCCGCCACACAAGTGCCGGGCGAGCAGGCCCCGCACTTCCGTGCGGGGTTCTGATCGGAGTTCCAACCAAGTAATGGCCGAGGTCATTCTCTCCCAGATCAGCAAGGTCTACCCCGGCGGCGTCAAGGCCGTCGACGGCGTCGATCTCACCATCCGCGACACCGAGTTCATCGTCCTCGTCGGCCCCTCCGGCTGCGGAAAAAGCACCACCCTCCGCATGGTCGCCGGGCTGGAGGATATCTCCGGCGGGACGATCCGCATCGGCGACCGCGTCGTGAACGACGTGGCCCCCAAGGACCGCGACATCGCGATGGTCTTTCAGAATTACGCCCTCTACCCGCACATGGACGTCTACAACAACATGGCCTTCGGCCTCAAGCTCCGCCGAAAGCACGCCATGTGGGACAACCCCGTCGCGGCCATGGTCGCGCCCGGCCGGCGGGCGGAGGCGCGGGCCGAGCGCGACGAGATCGACCGCCGCGTGCGCGACGCGGCCGAAATCCTGGGCATCACCAACCTGCTGGCGCGCCGCCCGCGGCAGCTTTCCGGCGGGCAGCGGCAGCGCGTCGCGGTCGGGCGAGCGATCGTGCGCCAGCCGAAGGCGTTCCTGTTCGACGAGCCGCTGTCGAATCTCGACGCCAAGCTGCGCGTGGAAATGCGGGCGGAGCTGAAGCGGCTGCATCGGCAGGTGCGCACGACCACGATCTACGTCACGCACGACCAGGAAGAGGCCATGACCCTGGGCGACCGCGTGGTGGTGATGAAAGATGGGCGGATTCACCAGTGCGCCACGCCCTTCGAGACGTATGAGCGGCCGGTGAATCGCTTCGTGGCCGGATTCGTGGGCACGCCGCCGATGAATTTTCTGGAGGGGCGGCTGCTGCCTGCGGGCGGCGGGCTGACGTTTGACGACGGCGAGCAGAAGCTGGCGCTCTGCGCGCGCCACGCGGCCAAGCTGGCGGCGTACGCCGACAAGTCCGTGGTGATCGGGATTCGGCCGGAGTTTCTGCATCCGGCGGATGGGGCGGCGAGTACAACCGCGGCCGACATCGCAGGCCACCGGTTGGAAACCGGTGCCACAGAGATGCTGAGCCACCGGTTGGAAACCGGTGCCACAGCGACGCATGGCGCGTATCTCCAGGTGAACATCGGCGTCGTGGAGCCGCTCGGCGACCGCATGGACGTCATGGCGTCCACCCCGCGGCATCCGCACCTCGTGGCGCGGGTGGATTCGCGCTCGCCGGTGCGCGAAGGCACGGCGGCGCGGCTGCGCGTGGACATGGACCGCGTGCATTTCTTTGAGCCGGGGCCGGACGGGCGGAATATCAGTTTAGACTAGACAAGCCCCGATCTCTTTCCGAGCCGCGCGCGTAAGCAAGCGGTTCTCAAGCGCTCGCGCCCTCGCTGATCGTGACGCCGAAACAAGAACCGCTCCCTCACGGTCGCGGCTCGGAAATAAGAACCGCTCCCTCACGGTCGCGGCTCGGAAATAAGAACCGCTCCCTCACGGTCGCGGCTCGGAAATAAGAACCGCTCCCTCACGGTCGCGGCTCGGAAAACCCCCTCGCCTACGATCGTCACCCCGCCGCTTGGCGCGGCGGGTTCGGAAAAACAGCTACCGGCTACTACATCGCAGCCCAAAGGTGATCGGCGATGCGTTGTGAGGAGGCGCGGAGCGATCCCTCGTCCAAGCCGACGAGCGTCCGCCCGCGCAGCCGCCAGCGGCCGTCGATCAGCACGTCTGAAACGTGCCGTGCGTTCAGGCCGAAAAGCAGGTGGCCCGCCAGGTTTTCCGTCGTCAGCGGCGTCGCAGGGTGGTAATCGGTGACGACGACGTCCGCCGCCGCGCCGGGCTTCAACTTGCCCAGCGTGACGCCCAGCGACGCCGACGCCCGCCGCGCCGCCGCTGCCAGCATCTCGATCATCCGCTGCGGCGTCAGGCCGGCCTGCTGATGCCGCGAGATAAACCACGCCGCCCGGGCTTCGGCCAGCATGTCGCCGCCGATGCCGTCGGTGCCCAGCATGACCGGGCCGGTGAACGAGCCAACGGGGGCGTAGCCGACGGCGTTGTTCATGTTCGAGCGCGGGTTGTGAGCCATCGTGACGCCGGCGGCGTTGACGCGCTGCGCGTCCGCCGGCGAAAGGTGCGTGCCGTGGGCGAAAATGCTGCTGCCGCCGAGCAGGCCGTGCGCTGACAGGCGATCCAGCAGCCCGCGGCCGCGGCGGTTCTCGGCATCGGCCGCGTCGCAGGGATCTTCGGCGACGTGGATGTGCACGCCCACCCCCGTTTCACTTGCGATCGCGGCCAGTGCGTCGAGCGCATCGTCGTCGAGCGTGAACGAGGCGTGCGCCCCGATCAGCGCCGCGAAGCGCCCGCCGCCGGATCGCCGGCAGCGGGCTGCGAAGCGGCGGTTCTCGGCCAAACCGGCGTCGCGCCCGGCGCGGCCGTGGCGGTCGGTGGTTTCGTAGCAGAGCACCCCGCGCGGGCCGACTTCGGCCAGCGCCGATTCGATCAGGTCTAGCGATCCGCCGATGCAATTGGGCGACGCATGATGGTCGATCAGCGTGGTCGTGCCGCAGTGCAAGGCGTCGATCGCACCGATGCGGGCCGAGGCGGCAATCGCCTCCTCATCGAGCGCCTGGTCCAGCCGCCACCAGACGAACCGGAGAATCTCGAGGAAATCGTGCGGCGCAACGGGCGGAGGCGGCATGCCGGTGGCCAACGCCGAATAGAGATGCGTATGCCCGTTGACCAGGCCGGGCAGCACAACCGCGCCGCCGCAATCGACGACCTCGTCGCCGGCGGCGCGGCGCAGCGCTGAGCCGCGCTCGATGATGAGCCCGCCGTCGATGCGCAGGGCGCCGGCTTCCACGCGCGGGGGATCAATGTCGGCCAGCAGGGCGTTGGTGAGCAGCATTTGCATCTACGTGAACGGCGGCGGCTGTCCAGTGCTGGTCAGGTTGCGTGGTGTCTCAGTTTGGGGAACCGGCCTCTGGCCGGTCTCCGTCAAACCCCGCGTTTCCGAAGACCGGCCGGACGCCGGTCCCCCAGATTCAGACACTCCGGGCGAGATGCTACACGATTCCCTGGTCGAGCATGGCGCCGGCGACCTTCAGGAAGCCGGCGATGTTGGCGCCGTTCACGTAATTGCCCGGCGTGCCATAGGCCTCCGCCGTCTCGCGGCAGGTCTTGTGGATCTTGACCATGATCTCGTGCAGCTTGCGATCGACCTCGTCGCGCGTCCAGGCCATGCGCATCGAATTCTGCGTCATCTCCAGGCCGCTGGTGGCGACGCCGCCGGCGTTGGCCGCTTTGCCGGGGCCGAAAAGCAGCTTGTTTTCAAGGAAGACGTGCACGCCCTCGGGCGTGGTCGGCATGTTGGCCCCCTCGGCCACGGCCAGGCAGCCGCCCTTGGCGAGGTTCTGGGCGTCCTGCCCGTTGATCTCGTTCTGCGTGGCGCAGGGCAAAGCGACGTCGCACTTGACCGACCAGAGCGGATTGGAAGCAGCGCCGGCCGCCAGCTCGCGATAGACCGCGCGCGGATATCTTTCCGCGTACTCGCGCAGCCGGCCGCGTTTCACGTTCTTGAGCTGCATCACGTAGGCGAGCTTCTCCTCGCTGATTCCGTCCTCATCGACGATGAAGCCGTTGGAATCGGACAAGGTGACCGGTTTCGCGCCGCGTTGCAGGCATTTCTCGACCGCGTACTGCGCCACGTTGCCCGAGCCGCTGATGACGACGCGCTTGCCGCCCATCGACTCGCCGCGCGCCTTCAGCATCTCTTCCGCAAAGTACACGCATCCGTAACCGGTCGCTTCGGGCCGGATCAGGCTGCCGCCCCACGCCAGTCCCTTGCCGGTCAGCACGCCTTCGAAACGATTGACCAGCTTCTTGTATTGTCCGAAGAGATAGCCGATCTCGCGGCCGCCGACGCCGATGTCGCCGGCGGGAACGTCCGTGTCCGCGTCGATGTGTCGGTAGAGCTCGCTCATGAAGCCCTGGCAGAAGCGCATCACCTCGGCG contains:
- the gdhA_1 gene encoding NAD(P)-specific glutamate dehydrogenase, which gives rise to MSPVDSIMQGVIARNPNQPEFHQAVHEVVQSLGPVLERHAEYGAARIVERMVEPERVVMFRVTWTDDRGEVHVNRGMRVQFSSAIGPYKGGLRFHPSVNLSIIKFLGFEQIFKNALTTLPMGGGKGGSDFDPKGKSDAEVMRFCQGFMSELYRHIDADTDVPAGDIGVGGREIGYLFGQYKKLVNRFEGVLTGKGLAWGGSLIRPEATGYGCVYFAEEMLKARGESMGGKRVVISGSGNVAQYAVEKCLQRGAKPVTLSDSNGFIVDEDGISEEKLAYVMQLKNVKRGRLREYAERYPRAVYRELAAGAASNPLWSVKCDVALPCATQNEINGQDAQNLAKGGCLAVAEGANMPTTPEGVHVFLENKLLFGPGKAANAGGVATSGLEMTQNSMRMAWTRDEVDRKLHEIMVKIHKTCRETAEAYGTPGNYVNGANIAGFLKVAGAMLDQGIV
- the rsmD gene encoding Ribosomal RNA small subunit methyltransferase D; translated protein: MRVIAGQFRGRSLESPPGFKTRPLTDRVKETLFNILGSRYGTPAELPPLRVLDVFAGTGGLGIEAISRGARSCVFIERDRQTLRTLRQNIEKLRLQPISNVLAENAWTMRVPASLGEAEDDGRFDLVFLDPPYRDVDDPRRMLDLLERLEPRLAPAGLVVFRYEFRSKFPLDQMRGLRCDDFREIGKMNLALLCRSEPRAAHAVD
- the sugC gene encoding Trehalose import ATP-binding protein SugC, which translates into the protein MAEVILSQISKVYPGGVKAVDGVDLTIRDTEFIVLVGPSGCGKSTTLRMVAGLEDISGGTIRIGDRVVNDVAPKDRDIAMVFQNYALYPHMDVYNNMAFGLKLRRKHAMWDNPVAAMVAPGRRAEARAERDEIDRRVRDAAEILGITNLLARRPRQLSGGQRQRVAVGRAIVRQPKAFLFDEPLSNLDAKLRVEMRAELKRLHRQVRTTTIYVTHDQEEAMTLGDRVVVMKDGRIHQCATPFETYERPVNRFVAGFVGTPPMNFLEGRLLPAGGGLTFDDGEQKLALCARHAAKLAAYADKSVVIGIRPEFLHPADGAASTTAADIAGHRLETGATEMLSHRLETGATATHGAYLQVNIGVVEPLGDRMDVMASTPRHPHLVARVDSRSPVREGTAARLRVDMDRVHFFEPGPDGRNISLD
- the sigA_1 gene encoding RNA polymerase sigma factor SigA, producing the protein MKPELKFSNPGLSSAAQPVRSALKRIRPTAKLPAQPVLRRLTAPELDLLSRRLSETAECVFNDAFRGSRDSFWLAQAPRPDHAHSSDRRYDENEFALLSAGPGIVLTVEEERRLFLSMNFCRYRVMRVLRKYAGRRLTLAATRDLLHWEQAAQGIRAEIIRSNISLVLAMARRARIHGVELTDLVSEGNLALLRCADKFDCARGFKFSTYACRAILSSFSRSAMKSARYRMQTPAQYDPSLEKSDFVERQREAVAGDCVQGLKSILDQNLAELSGVEQRVLTARFLLDEPAPSLSRGRTLEEVGSLLGVSKERVRQIQNKALEKLRATLDARLLASA
- the argF_1 gene encoding Ornithine carbamoyltransferase; translation: MSVDLRGRSLLSIRDLSPEAIHAIIHSAIDLKRDRAALLARKPLAGKTLAMIFQKPSLRTRVSFEAGMTLMGGHAIYLAPTDIRLGERESTEDIARVLSRYCDLIMARVFGHNIVEDLARYAGVPVINGLSDFEHPCQILADLQTVQERKGRLSGLSAVFVGDGNNVAHSLMFGAALVGMSLTVATPPGYEPAAAVLRDSQEIGRRSGATIRVLNDPVEASRGVDMLYTDVWASMGQEAEAGERRDKFRGFQINAGLMQVARPDAVILHCLPAHYGEEIDFDTSRTPNSAIFDQAENRMHAQNALMLMLAG
- the xcpT_1 gene encoding Type II secretion system protein G precursor, coding for MSGDYFRRARSGFTLIELLVVIAIISLLISILLPSLSEAREQAKRTKCGANLRAIGNAVEACRSENNGFGPSWDDGDAFAGSGAPARPAPYILYTWLDVLYDIGYLSDWKAGLCATDKRPDQPMRDRGAVGNPDWEFVSPSGKLELGTRTSYALNIVMHYNYKEDLFEDAARQVYACDGWWNWFGSINAAWVMAPRIVPSVPPDAARWPVSDEANGTSVAWRHGKQRFCQFVFRDGHAQLVQPKVPKTAAELLIATVDTTKVFSWLPGEQNVKVSLNNTYSSTHANPQRVTAWNNRRPFWAGGNLTGSPIVADRRGRSLDLAPGIEGTTGNWHPYGYAQELSPVWRSKNKAWRRLPMYQRETER
- a CDS encoding 8-oxoguanine deaminase — its product is MQMLLTNALLADIDPPRVEAGALRIDGGLIIERGSALRRAAGDEVVDCGGAVVLPGLVNGHTHLYSALATGMPPPPVAPHDFLEILRFVWWRLDQALDEEAIAASARIGAIDALHCGTTTLIDHHASPNCIGGSLDLIESALAEVGPRGVLCYETTDRHGRAGRDAGLAENRRFAARCRRSGGGRFAALIGAHASFTLDDDALDALAAIASETGVGVHIHVAEDPCDAADAENRRGRGLLDRLSAHGLLGGSSIFAHGTHLSPADAQRVNAAGVTMAHNPRSNMNNAVGYAPVGSFTGPVMLGTDGIGGDMLAEARAAWFISRHQQAGLTPQRMIEMLAAAARRASASLGVTLGKLKPGAAADVVVTDYHPATPLTTENLAGHLLFGLNARHVSDVLIDGRWRLRGRTLVGLDEGSLRASSQRIADHLWAAM